A genomic segment from Gossypium hirsutum isolate 1008001.06 chromosome D04, Gossypium_hirsutum_v2.1, whole genome shotgun sequence encodes:
- the LOC107943657 gene encoding oligosaccharyltransferase complex subunit OSTC, whose protein sequence is MAPKADTQSAGAVAAADASSQFSMDPLFHTLKVVPYSFLRPPRLRLKIPSVSLPSAMTVFSLVLLTYFMVVSGFVYDVIVEPPGIGSTQDPATGAVRPVVFLPGRVNGQYIIEGLSSGFMFVLGGIGIVLLDLALDKNRARSVKVSYAIAGISSVVIAYVMTTLFVRIKIPGYLR, encoded by the coding sequence atGGCTCCGAAAGCAGATACCCAATCTGCCGGCGCTGTCGCCGCAGCTGACGCATCCTCTCAATTCTCAATGGACCCACTATTCCACACCTTGAAAGTCGTCCCCTACTCCTTCCTTCGCCCTCCGCGCCTCCGCCTCAAGATCCCCTCCGTCTCCCTTCCTTCCGCCATGACCGTCTTTTCTCTCGTCCTCCTCACTTACTTCATGGTGGTCTCTGGCTTCGTCTACGACGTCATCGTGGAGCCCCCTGGCATTGGCTCTACCCAAGACCCTGCCACTGGCGCCGTCCGACCTGTTGTTTTCCTTCCAGGCCGAGTCAATGGTCAGTATATCATAGAAGGACTCTCCTCTGGGTTTATGTTTGTGCTTGGTGGCATTGGGATTGTCCTCTTGGATCTTGCCCTTGATAAAAACAGGGCAAGGAGTGTCAAGGTTTCCTACGCCATTGCAGGAATCTCCTCCGTTGTTATTGCCTATGTCATGACTACGCTCTTTGTTCGCATCAAGATCCCTGGTTATCTCAGATGA